Proteins from a single region of Pirellulales bacterium:
- a CDS encoding fatty acid--CoA ligase family protein, with protein MTPEPILAAVDNYRGTIVDIDRGLIVRPEMFATAWHALARRIAETGLTPGDRVIIAIGNGPTFIAAWAAILAQGGSPLFVHVETPTAEIKRTALRFRARFAITDARQESELSAVGARTCVLSAAEWAEFVWGDFGESVEYGDRPMLRLPGVPLHPTSGTTGQYKVAVRPVDCALAEVAHYVSTIGVDANDTLLALAPMSHAYAHGWCVVTPMATGASIVTMRKASARLVYQACQEQNITILPGVASMLDTLMFGAGQRLFDPQRRVITGGAPLTERTATHFERISGSRVRPLYGATETGGIAVARGDCLATGGYVGPPFDGVRVEIRPSADPTEFGPGIGLVHVRSASVMIGYLSDERLDTSVLDGGWFNTGDLGSIDADGALSLYGRQAEVINISGMKVLPREVEEVIAAIPGVAEVKVYPGRTRHGSLHVKAAVVAEESIDTAQVKAHCQEHLIYYKRPARIVFLEALPKSAAGKVLRDLLP; from the coding sequence ATGACTCCCGAGCCGATTCTTGCCGCGGTCGATAACTATCGCGGCACGATCGTCGACATTGATCGCGGGCTGATCGTGCGTCCCGAAATGTTCGCCACCGCCTGGCATGCTCTCGCGCGAAGAATCGCCGAGACGGGACTGACGCCTGGCGATCGCGTGATTATCGCCATCGGCAACGGTCCAACGTTTATCGCCGCCTGGGCCGCGATCCTGGCCCAAGGGGGCTCACCACTTTTCGTCCACGTCGAGACGCCGACGGCGGAAATCAAACGCACGGCGCTACGTTTCCGCGCGCGGTTTGCCATTACCGATGCCCGACAAGAATCGGAATTGTCGGCCGTCGGCGCGCGGACCTGTGTATTATCAGCCGCCGAATGGGCCGAATTTGTCTGGGGTGATTTTGGCGAAAGCGTGGAATACGGCGATCGCCCCATGCTGCGCCTGCCGGGCGTGCCGCTGCATCCCACTTCCGGCACCACCGGCCAATACAAAGTTGCCGTGCGACCGGTCGACTGTGCGCTGGCCGAAGTGGCGCATTACGTTTCGACGATCGGCGTCGACGCCAACGATACGCTGCTGGCGCTGGCGCCGATGAGCCACGCCTATGCGCATGGCTGGTGCGTGGTGACGCCGATGGCCACCGGCGCGAGCATAGTCACCATGCGCAAGGCTTCGGCCCGGCTTGTCTATCAGGCCTGCCAAGAGCAGAACATCACAATCCTGCCGGGCGTGGCCTCGATGCTCGACACGCTGATGTTCGGCGCCGGCCAACGATTGTTCGACCCCCAGCGCCGCGTGATCACGGGCGGCGCGCCATTGACCGAGCGCACGGCGACGCATTTCGAGCGCATTTCCGGATCACGAGTTCGCCCGCTGTACGGCGCCACCGAAACCGGCGGCATCGCCGTGGCTCGCGGAGACTGCCTGGCCACGGGCGGATACGTGGGGCCGCCATTTGATGGAGTCCGCGTCGAGATTCGCCCATCGGCCGATCCCACCGAGTTCGGCCCAGGCATTGGCCTGGTGCATGTTCGGTCGGCCTCGGTCATGATCGGCTATCTCAGCGATGAGAGGCTCGATACTTCGGTGCTGGACGGTGGCTGGTTCAACACCGGCGACTTGGGCTCGATCGATGCCGACGGCGCGCTGAGCTTGTACGGCCGCCAGGCCGAGGTGATCAACATATCGGGCATGAAGGTGCTGCCGCGCGAGGTCGAAGAAGTGATCGCAGCCATACCGGGCGTGGCCGAGGTAAAGGTCTACCCGGGCCGCACGCGTCACGGATCGTTGCACGTCAAGGCGGCCGTGGTCGCCGAAGAGAGCATCGATACGGCCCAGGTCAAAGCCCACTGCCAGGAGCATCTGATTTACTACAAGCGCCCGGCGCGGATCGTCTTTCTCGAGGCCCTGCCAAAGTCGGCGGCCGGCAAAGTCCTTCGCGACCTGCTTCCCTGA
- a CDS encoding MBL fold metallo-hydrolase, whose product MNLGNWQLDTVDGGWLSLDGGVTFGIVPKALWGKLITVDESNRVRLRNNCLLARDGRHVVLVDTGYGSKYGPLDRRFYEMEEGNPVLDSLARLGVSPDDIDTVVLSHLHFDHAGGTTHYTEKRRLAPTFARARHIVGRLEWEDATSRAPELETAYPIENLTPLAEAGVVELIEGDTEIVPGLRARLTGGHTRGHMSLVFESGGQTAIFIGDICASSMHLHRMWNLSYDTFPLDTRRTKPALLAEAAAGDYWVCWPHDPRIAAARLVNLGSRGFELVDPRERI is encoded by the coding sequence ATGAACCTGGGAAACTGGCAACTCGACACCGTCGATGGCGGTTGGCTGTCGCTCGATGGCGGCGTCACCTTCGGCATCGTGCCCAAGGCTCTATGGGGCAAGCTAATCACGGTCGACGAAAGCAATCGCGTCCGGCTGCGCAATAATTGCTTGCTCGCACGCGATGGCCGGCACGTGGTGCTGGTCGATACCGGTTACGGAAGTAAGTACGGACCGCTGGATCGCCGCTTCTACGAAATGGAAGAAGGAAATCCCGTGCTCGATAGCCTGGCGCGACTGGGCGTCTCACCTGACGACATCGACACGGTCGTACTCAGTCATTTGCACTTCGACCATGCCGGCGGCACCACGCATTACACCGAGAAACGCCGCCTGGCGCCCACGTTTGCCCGGGCCCGGCATATCGTCGGACGCCTCGAATGGGAAGACGCGACCAGCCGCGCCCCCGAATTAGAAACCGCCTACCCGATCGAGAATCTCACTCCGCTAGCCGAAGCGGGCGTCGTGGAATTGATCGAAGGGGATACCGAAATCGTCCCCGGCCTGCGCGCCCGCCTGACCGGCGGCCACACGCGAGGACATATGTCGCTCGTGTTCGAATCCGGGGGCCAGACCGCGATCTTTATCGGCGATATCTGCGCTTCGTCGATGCATCTGCATCGCATGTGGAACCTCTCCTACGACACATTTCCCTTGGACACGCGGCGCACGAAGCCGGCCCTGCTGGCCGAGGCAGCGGCGGGCGACTATTGGGTCTGCTGGCCGCACGATC